In the Pedobacter cryoconitis genome, ATTCATATCATTACAGGGCGATACTGTAAACGTATCAAGAGGCCCGGCAGCTGCATTTGTAGCTATAAAACACTTAGGAACAAATGGCGGTGGCTGGTTTGGTACAAACTCTGCACACCCCTTAGAAAATCCATCCTATTTCACCAATTCGGTAGAACTAATTGCACAGGTGATCATTCCTATAGCGATGGTTATTGCTTTCGGTATTTTTATCAGGCGCAGAAAACTATCCTGGATGATATTCGGCGTAATGACTATCGGTATGCTCTTACTGCTGATCCCAACCGTAAGCAGTGAGCTGGGTGGGAACCCTGCAATTGCAAAAATGGGTATTTCGCAGCTTACCGGTGCAATGGAAGGTAAAGAAGTACGGTTCGGGCCGGCAATTAGTGGTTACTGGAGTACCGTTACCACTATTATCTCTACAGGATCAGTAAACAGTATGCATGACAGTTCGATGCCACTAACAGGCTTATGGCAATTATTAGGGATGATGATCAACTCCTTTTATGGAGGCTGTGGAGTAGGGGTGCTCAATTACTTTATCTATCTCATTATTGCTGTATTCATCTCTGGTTTAATGGTAGGCCGGACACCAGAATTCCTGGGGCATAAAGTAGAAGCAAGAGAAATTAAGATTGCAGCATTAATCACCCTGTTAAGTCCTTTTCTGATTCTTGCTGGTACAGCACTATCAAGTTTTATCATCGTCAATCATGCAGATGCGGCATGGGCAGTACAACCAAAAGCATGGTTAAATAACCCAAGCTTTCACGGTTTCTCAGAGATGTTATACGAAATGACTTCTTCCAACGCAAACAACGGTTCTGGATTTGAAGGCTTAGGCGACAATAACGTGTTCTGGAATGTGTCTACAGGATTTTTATTATTCCTGGGCAGGTTCTTACCAATTATCGGCCCTATTGCTATTGCTGGATTACTGGGTGCTAAAAAATATATCCCGGAATCTGCTGGTACTTTAAAAGCAGAAACACTGACTTTCAGTCTGATGACTTTTGCGGTGATCATTGTTTTAAATGCCCTTTCCTATTTCCCTGCCCTGACTTTAGGCCCGTTGGCAGAATATTTTACCCTGATTAAATAGATTATCATGAAGTCTTCTAATAAATTATTTGAACCTGCATTGGTTCAAAACGCCCTTAAACAATCCTTTATAAAACTTGATCCAAGGGTGATGGTGCGTAACCCAGTGATGTTTACTGTCGAAGTAGGAACACTGGTGATGGCATACGTTACGGTTTATTCTTTCAGCCACGCCGGACAAGGATCACCACTATATAACTTCTTTATTTTCTTAATTCTGTTCCTGACCGTACTGTTTGGCAATTTTGCAGAAGCCATTGCTGAAGCCAGGGGTAAAGCTCAGGCAGACAGCTTAAGAAAAACCAGGGAAGAAACACCAGCTAAAGTAGTTCTGGCAGACGGAACTTTAGAAATGCGTTCATCCAGTCAATTAAAAAAAGGAGATGTTTTTTTCTGTGAAACCGGAGATACCATCCCAACAGACGGAGAAATCATTCAAGGTATA is a window encoding:
- the kdpA gene encoding potassium-transporting ATPase subunit KdpA codes for the protein MNTELFGIFATYLLTLVIAIPLGKYLAKVFAGEKVWTDFLKPIESGIYKLSGINPNEQMNWKQHMKALMTINLVWLVYGFFVLMNQDKLPLNPDGNPGMSPDLAFNSIISFVVNCNLQHYSGESGVTYLTQHFVMMFLQFVSAATGIAAAVVFFKAFRDKTSTNLGNFWEFFVKSITRLLLPLSLIMAVILAFSGTTTSYEGKDKFISLQGDTVNVSRGPAAAFVAIKHLGTNGGGWFGTNSAHPLENPSYFTNSVELIAQVIIPIAMVIAFGIFIRRRKLSWMIFGVMTIGMLLLLIPTVSSELGGNPAIAKMGISQLTGAMEGKEVRFGPAISGYWSTVTTIISTGSVNSMHDSSMPLTGLWQLLGMMINSFYGGCGVGVLNYFIYLIIAVFISGLMVGRTPEFLGHKVEAREIKIAALITLLSPFLILAGTALSSFIIVNHADAAWAVQPKAWLNNPSFHGFSEMLYEMTSSNANNGSGFEGLGDNNVFWNVSTGFLLFLGRFLPIIGPIAIAGLLGAKKYIPESAGTLKAETLTFSLMTFAVIIVLNALSYFPALTLGPLAEYFTLIK